The Pseudoalteromonas sp. N1230-9 genome segment AATTGCTGCTTGCACTTTGATCTTTGAATCTTTGATTAACTTAACGATTTTCTTCGCTACGTCTTTTTCAATACCTTGCTTAAGTGCAACATCACGCATAACGTACTTACCACTGCGCGACTCATCTTTAAGCTCAAGGCTAGATACATCTAAACCACGCTTTGAAATTTTCGCAGCGAGAATATCAAAAAGCTGCATAACTTGTTGTGGTGCTTCAGCTTTTAGCTTGATTACTTTATCACTTAATTCGATTGATGCATCAACACCACGAAAATCAAAACGCGTCTCAAGCTCACGCTTGGCGTTGTCTACTGCATTTTGCGCTTCGTTCATTTCTACTTCAGAAACAATATCAAATGAAGGCATGAGGTTCTCCTAACAAATTTTCAAAATTAATATGGCAAGGATTATAACGTCAATTTTATAAATCTTTACATATTTCTGCACGCCGTTCAGGTGCGATAATAATTATGTTTGATATACTGCGGGTTCATTTTTAAACGACTTTTAGGATTTTTTCGTGACAAGGCGCGTTTACCAAGTTCTTTTTTTAATAAGTATTATCGGCTTCACTTTCTTATTCGCCAAAGAAATTAAAGGCGTCGGTAGCCTTTTTCCACATATAGATAAAGTCGCACATTTTGGCATTTTCTTCGTGCTCGCTATGGTAATGGATAAAGCATTTAAACTCCCTCTTGTAGTTCAAATTCTGCTACTTGCAGGCTATGGTGCTGCTATTGAATTTATGCAAGATATGCTACCTTACCGACAAGCTTCTGTTGGTGATTTTGTTGCTGACTTTATTGGTGCTGTAAGCTACTTTGTTATAAAGCTTGGTTTTCACTTAGGTAATAAGCAACGCAATGGCTAAGACTCTCATTGTTGGTGATGGCGCAATTGGCTTATTATTTTGCTATTTTTTATCCACGCAGCATGACATCACATTACTTACCCGAAAACCAACCCTGACCACCCGCTTCTACCAAACGAGTAATGGTAAATCACACCCTATTAAAGCTCGTCTTATTAATCATCAAGAGCTTGCAGGGTCTGCCCCCTTTGACTTGGTGGTGATCACTGTTAAAGCATTTCAGGTGCAAGCGGCTTTTAAGCAAATAACACCTTACCTCAGTAAAGAGTGCCAGATCGTTATCTCTCATAATGGTATGGGTAATGTCGATGAACTCAATGCCCAGCTGTTAGCTACTCAGGGGTTAGCGTTTTTAACAACACGTTTAGCTGGGTTTAAAGTAACACCTTATAGTGTAAACCATACTGGAAATGGTGAAAGCGTGCTGGGTGCATGTAATATAGCTGCAAGTGAAAAGCTCAATGAACTTAAACACCTATTTAGCAGCCTACCGCACTTTTCTGTAAGCGATGATATTCACGCATTGCGCTGGCAAAAACTGTTAGTGAATATTGCTATTAATCCATTAACAGCCATTCATAACGTTAAAAATGGTCAGTTACGTGCACCGCAATTTAATACCCGTATCATTAATTTGCTCAGCGAAGCTTGCCTTGTGGCTAATAAACAAGGTATCAAAGTAAAGCTCAACGAGGCACTGGATCAGGCCTATTGTGTGATGACTGCAACCGCTGAAAACTTTTCATCTATGCAGCAAGACATCAGCCATAATAGAGAGTCTGAAATTGATGCTATTTGTGGTTATGTATGTGAGCAAGGTGCAAAGCTGGGTGTAAAAACCCCTCATAATCAAGCAATGCTCAGTTTGATAAAAACCAAATCAGCTGAGTTTTCATAAAAAGTAAGCACGCTTCAAGGGAAAAAGTAAACGGCGCGTAGGCATGAGCGCCAAATAAGTAATTCCACCAGCCATTAAAAAAGCGCGAACGTGTCGCGCTTTTATCAGTATCCTTTATGGGCGATACACTTTTACATTACTGTAGCCTTCTTCGTGCAGGATCAGCGCTTGCAGCTGGCTCATTACCCCTTTCGCACAATATAGGTAATATTCTTTATCTTTTGGTAAGTCGCCAAATTTAGTGGCTAAACGGAAGAAAGGTAAATGCACAACGTCAATACCTTCCAGCTCCAGTGGATTGGCATCTTCTTCCTCAGGTGAACGAATATCTACAACAACCGCCCCCTCTGGTAAGTCAGATACAGATTCGGCCTCTTTCACTTCTTCTTTTGCTTCGGTGTCGATATCACGGATATCCATCACACGCGCATTTTCAACGACCGTATTTAGCACGTCGAAATCAAACTTAGCTTCTTCGGCAAGAATCGTTTTGATTTTAGCTTTAACTGTTGGCTTTTTAGAGATCACACCACAGTATTCAGGCATGCTTTCTGCCATTTCAGCCGTACCAATTTGACGCGCAATATTAATAATATCTTGCTTGTCGTGTTGGATTAACGGACGAATGATTAAAGTTTCAGTCACACGGTCAATCACACTCAAATTCGCAAGTGTTTGACTTGAAACTTGACCAATACTTTCACCCGTTACAAGGGCTTGTACACCTAGTTTTTCTGCAACTTGGCTACCGGCACGCATCATCATACGTTTAAGAACCACACCCATTTGGCTGTTTTCTACGTTTTCAAGGATTTCAGCAACAACAGGTTCAAAATCAACAGTCACAAACTTAACTTTATGAGTAGAGCTGAACTGTTTCCAGATATAATAGCTTGCTTGCTTAACACCGATTTCGTGTGCAGCACCGCCTAAGTTAAAGAACAAGAAGTGAGTACGCGCACCCTTACGAATCATTTGATAACTGGCAACACCAGAGTCAAAACCACCTGACATAAGCGACAGTACATCTTCTTGTGTTGGTAGCGGGAAGCCCGCTATACCTAAGTGAGTTTGGGTAACGATATAGGCTTTATCGTCACGCACTTCTAAACGTACTGTAACTTCAGGGTGAGATAATTTAACGCGCGCCCCTTCAACATGCTGGTTTAAACCACCACCTACGTAGCGCTCTACATCGCTCGATGTGAAGTCATGCTTACCTGAACGCTTACAACGCACGCAGAATGTTTTGCCTGCTATAGTGTGGCCAATTAGTTCAAGTGCTTTTTGGTAGATATCGTCGATTGAGTCGAATTCTGTTTCTGTTACTTCAATAAACTGTACGATACCAGGAATGCGTTTTAAGCCATCAATAATATCTAAGCGAACTTGCTCAGAGTCTAGGAGGCTTACTACTGAGATATTGTCCCAGTTATTTCTAACCTGCACTTTTTCGTCAACGCGACGTAAAACGATCTTAATGTTATTTTCTAATAACTTGGTGAAACGCTTACGAACAGACTTACTCTTAATAGCGATTTCAGGATGTAATTTGACGATAAATTTAAGCATAGTTCACTCTTAGACAGTGGGATTCACACGGCCCGAGGCATACCAACCTCAAGGGCGCGCGATTATAACAAAAATTATAGCGTCTAGGAAATAAACTGCTTTGTAGGATTATTGTTCGCTTTGCTCAGTGTCAGCAAGTGCTAAGTACTTTGCTCTTAATTTGTTTACTTGTGCCAAATGTTGCTCTGTACAATGAGCTTTTAATAGCAATAGTACTTTTAAAATACCGTTATAAATATCTTCTCTGGCAAGCTCACCACTCAAGCGGCGGGCTTTAATGTAAGGTGTCCAAAAGCTCACTGTCATTTTAAGCATATGGGCAAGTTCTGTTACATCGGCGTCATCAATAGTAATAATGCCACCTGAACGTAATGCAAATAACACCTCTTTTACCTGCTCTAACAGCGCAGCTTGAAACTCAATATAGTCTTTTTTCAATACTTCATCACGGGATAAAATATCACCCAAATTATCGTAAAAAAATTGAAATCGCCACATCAGTTCAAACAAAGAGTCTAAGTACCCTGCTAAGTTTTCAAGCGCATTGTCTTCAGGTTTTAGTGGTTTAAAGTGCGTATGGAGGTGTTCACTGTATAAAGCAAAAATGTGACGAATGATGTCTTCTTTATTTTTAAAGTGATAATACAGATTGCCAGGGCTAATACCCATGTGCGCAGCAATGTGATTGGTCGTAATAGCACGCTCTCCATGGAGATTAAATAGCTCAATGCTGGTATGTATGATTTTATCCTTTGTGCTCATATGCTGCTTACTCTATTTTTATATTTATTACGATCTGAAGTTCATTTTCAGCCAAGCAGTATAAACAAATGCGTGGCAATAAAATACTACCTTGAAAAATTCTAACTTCAATCGGCTTAGTACCTTATATAAAACCAAAAAATCTAATAGGATGCTCTTACTTCAAAGCTGCATACGAGTGAAAACACTGTTACTATAGCAAGCAAATTTTTAACTAGCTGATAGATATGAACGTTACTGCAATCTACCCAGGTACCTTTGACCCGCTAACGAATGGGCACACAGACCTCATCCATCGAGCAGCTAAAATGTTCGACAAAGTCATTGTGGCTATTGCTCATAACCCAAGTAAACAACCCTGTTTTACACTAGAAGAACGCGTAGAGTTAGCAAATACAATTTTAGCCCACCTTAAAAATGTAAGCGTGATCGGCTTTTCTGGTTTATTAGCTGACCTTGCCCGTGAGCATAAGGCTGAAGTACTCATTCGTGGTATTCGTGCTGTATCTGACTTCGACTATGAGTTTCAGCTAGCAAATATGAACCGACGCCTAAACCCTGATTTAGAAAGTGTGTTTTTAACACCCGCTGAAAAAAACTCGTTTATCTCCTCGACGCTCGTTAAAGAAGTTGCCCGTCATCATGGTGATGTGAGCGAATTTGTTAACCCTATTGTCGCCACCGCATTACAGGAAAAAATACACGGATGAAACTAAAAAAGTTCATTAGCTTAAGTGCTTTACTAATGATCTCTGCACCAAGCTTTGCTGAGCCATGGATAGAAAGTGATGACCCTTTGTTAAGGGCTTCTATAGAGATGCTATTTAACCAAGGAATTATAAAACAACCTATCAATAGTTACCCGCTTATGTGGCAAGGTATTGCAGGTGATTTAGCAGCTATCGACCCTAACAATTTACAGGAACGTAGTTTTTTCGCGTATCAGCACGTTAAACACGCTCTTAATAATGCCAAACGAAAAAACAGTTCTGGGGTGCGCTTTAATTACAATAGTGAACCCGAGACACAACAAGGCTTTACGACACGCGATCAGCAAAAAAGTGGTATTAACAGCTATGGTTCAATAACCGGTAAGCGAGTAAGTGCCAAAGTAAGCGTGAACTATGCTGACGAGTCACTCGATGGAAAATACACAAATTATCATGGCAGTTATCTAGCCGTGTTAATGGGTAACTGGTCAATCAGTGCAGAGCAAGTAAGTCATTGGTGGGGCCCGAGTAACGACAACGCCTTGTTACTATCGAATAACGCTGCTCCGATGAAAGGCCTGCGCTTTTCACGTGCAAACAGTCAATATATTGGCCCTAGTTGGTTATCATTTATTGGTAATTGGCAATTAACAGGTATTTACGCTAAACAAAAACCATTTTTAAATAGCAGTGAAGAAGGCGATTATTGGGCTTTAAGGTTTGCAAGTACACCATTAAAAGGGCTTGAAATTGCAGTAAATACGGCAAGTTCTGATTATCTTACCGATGAATATATCGATTCAGTTACACTCGAAAGCCAAACATCAACCCATCGCCTAACAAGTATTGATGTTAAATACTCAACATCCATAGCACAGCAACCTGTTGCATTTTATGCTGATGTAATGGGGCGTAATGAAAGTGGCCTTGCACCAAGTGATCCTTTTTATACTGTGGGTATTGAAAGCTACTTTGGTTCAAATGACAGTTTACTGAAAACCTATTTTGAATACTCAAATACAGAGCAACAATGTAGCCTTACAGCTGATTGTGTATACGGCTCGGGTAGCTACACACAAAAACAAAGACTTATTGGCAGCTCTGTGCCTAAGCAAAGTAAATCGGCTGTGTTAGGTGCTTATTACCATACTCTAGATGGTTATGGAGGTCATGCAAAGCTACGTTGGATTGACAGTGAAGCGGAAGTTGAAGAAACACGTGCAGATATGACGCAGTTACAATTAGAACTTGGTTATCAACAATCTTTATTTAGTGGTCTTTGGAAAGTAACCGGACTTGTATCAAGGGATGAAATAGGCAATGACTCTGACACAAATACTGGCTTAAGAACAAGCTGGGAATTTCGTTTTTAAATCACTATCACGGGTCAAGTTAGCTTTGCTTGACCCCGACCCCATCTATACAACTTAACAAACCCCAGAAAGTCTTTGTTACATAAAAGCGCAATTATCATCATTATATCCATCGTATTAACTGTCACGGTGTACACATCCCAAAACCACCAATGACCAGTAAAGTGGGCGTAGTTGGTGTCGTAGTACATTGCCAGAAACAATAAAATATTCACCGAGAGTCCTATAAAAATATATAATTTTGCAGGAACCTCATTTAAGCTTTTTTTACAGGTAACAAACCAAATGAAAGACAACATAATTAAGTCTGACGCAGCCCAAATTAAATATGCAAGTGTCGTATTGAGGATGTTGTAGCCTAAAGTAGCGTTAAGGAGTGGATCACTAACCATATAAGATAAAAACATTGCCAATGCTATCCACATCACCGTTTTATCTCCACCCCCTACCGATGAAGACTTTTTTACCATGTTGTACAAAAAGGCCATCAAAAAGCCCCACATGATAAAAGTGGCGAGATACACACCTAAGTATTCTTGGAGATATTCAAGCATACAATAAACCTCTAGCAGGCTTTGGCTTTAATATGACTAACAAGTGCTCCAAGCTTTAAGAAATCTTTGTTCAATAATAAAGCTAAGATCATCATTATATCGATACTATTTACGCCAAGAGAGTATATTGTCCACAATAGCCATGGGGTTGTATTATCGTATACAAAAATATCAATGTAGATTGAGAGCATGAGAAATGAGTTCAGAAGTAAACCTATTAAAATATAAATTGCCGCATAAAAAATAGGATGCTGTTTCAGCTTCAACCAGGCAACAATAATAATAATCGTTACCAAATCATAGTATAACCAGTTCAAATAATGAAAAGAAGATAACTCTAAAACACCACTCAAAAAGTATGAGAGCATCATAATAAAAGCTAAAATTAAAGGACGACGATCATTCTTATTGATACTCATAGCAAGGTTGAAGAGAAAAGCCATTAAAAAGCCCCACTCTATAAACGTACCAATTAAACCACCTAGGTAGGCATTTATATACATCTGCTATTTTCAAGCTAATTTTTTATTTTTAAAAGAATGGCGAATTAACTTTTTCAACTTATTCAGTCCAAGGATGTCTCGGTCGACAATTAATGCCACTATCATGGTGAAGTCTACGACATTAACACCTAGCGAATAGATATCCCACAAGATCCAGTGTGTTGTATTTTTATACACTTGAACATCTAAATAAACAGACAAAAACAGAATAGTATTAATGATTAAACCAAAAACTAAATAGCTAAAGGAAGGAGTTGTACGTTTTACTACAAGGAATGCAAGAATTAAGAAGACTAAAGTGGCTATATCGTACAATGCCCACTCAAGAAAGGTTACTGCAGTATAGGAGAGCCAGCTAAAAAAATAATCTCCAGCGATATAGGAGACCATCATTATAAATGAACTTAAGAGCAAAGTGGTTTTTCGTTTATTTTCATTTACTGCGTAGACAAAAATATTAAAAAAAAATGCCATTAAAAATCCCCAAGCACTCATAGCTGAAAGGGAGAAAAAACCAAGTTGCTCAGTAAAAAACATTCAGTACCTATTGCTCTTTCTTACTTGGTGGGAACATAGCACCACCACCGCGCTGAAGCTCTGCATCACCCGATAGTGACAGTGCTTGACTAGATAAAGTTACTGTATCAGATTGTAAGGTTTTATTACTAGTAGTTTGTTCTAGTGCAGGCTTTGTTTGTTGCATTTGGCTGTAAGCTTGCATCTGTAATTGGCTATTATTTGAAATTTGCATGATTTAAATCCTTTAAGTTTAAATTGTAGTTAACGTGTGACGAATCACAAACGTACTCAGCGCTCTCGTTTTATTGACGCTTTCTGTACATTTTTGCAGCATTTTTGCTACATATCAAACTAAGCAACTAACGATCCAACTTTTCGCTTAAACAGATCTTTTTGATCAACTCAGCAAATTTCAGGCATAAAAAAACGCACAGGGGTAACCGTACGTTTTTACTATCCAGGGAAATTAAGCTACGTTTTTACACGGGATCACCGCATTCTCACGAGGCCTTAAAATAAATTCCATTGCGACTTCATCGCAATTGTCTTTGCGAAGGCAAAGCTCACAATCTTTCATGACTTTTTCCGGTAAGCTATCTTTACTGCAACAGCTGAAGCCTTGTTTTTTAAAAAAATCTGGCACGCGCGTTAATACAATGACACGGCTAAGCGCCAACTTTTTGGCTTTAACTAATAAGTGCTCAACTAATTGCCTGCCTTGGCCTTTGATACTCATCTTTGGATCAATCCCTAAAGATCGGATCTCTGCAAGTCCTGTATCGTAAATATACAATGAGGCGCAGCCTGCAACCTTGTCTGCAACCTCCGTGACTGCAAATTCATTGATTGAATGAATCATGTCACTTTTAGCGCGAGGTAAGTTCTCACCATTCATTGCCCAGTATTGAATTAGCTGAGCAATGCTCTCAACGTCATTTAAATTTGCATCACGTACTTTTATTTGCCGTTTTTTTTTGCATATTTAATTGCACTAGAGACTTGCTCAACAGAGGTGCCACCTAATGCCTGACGTGCTTTTATACATGCGTCTATTTCTAATACAGGATAGACATCTGACTCGAAAATGCTATGCACAGATTTAAATTGTTCTAAACTTAAATCTTCTAAGTTATTCCCTTTAGAAATAGCCATTTGCACTAAGGTACCAACAATATGGTGCCCTTCTCTAAAGGGGATACCTTTAGCCACTAAATAGTCAGCAAGCTCAGTCGCATTTGAGTGACCGCCTTTTGCAGCAGCAAGGGTTTTATCTGCATTAACTTTAATACCTTTGATGCACGCTTGCGCCATATGAATACACGCAAGCCACGTTGGCATCGCATCAAATAAGCCTTCTTTGTCCTCTTGCATATCTTTATTGTAAGCAAGCGGCAGTGCTTTAAGTGTCATCATCATGGCGCTAAATGCACCAAATACACGCCCCGTTTTACCACGGATTAACTCAAGTGCATCTGGATTTTTCTTTTGCGGCATTAATGATGAGCCTGATGTTACCCCATCAGACAGCTCTATAAAGCCTGCTTCGCCTGAGTTATAAAAAATCAGATCTTCGGCCATACGCGACAAATGAATCATTGAAATTGACGCGCAGCTTAATAGCTCAACCACAAAGTCACGGTCAGATACAGCATCTAAACTGTTACGTGTTGCTGCGGTAAAACCTAACCCTTCGGCAAGAGTTTGCCTATCTATTGGGTACGCCGTTCCAGCTAAAGCACCGCTACCGAGTGGGCAATAATTCATACGATTTTTGGCATCGGTTAAACGGCTTTCATCACGCTCAAGCATTTCAACATAGGCCATACACCAATGACTAAATAACACGGGTTGTGCACGCTGTAAGTGTGTGTAACCCGGTAAAATAGTACCAAGTTCACGCTCAGCTAGGGCAATAAACTCACCTTTGAGCTCTGCAATTGCTTCAAGAATATGCTCGGCAGTATCACGACACCATAAACGGAAATCTGTCGCTACTTGGTCATTACGACTACGACCCGTATGAAGCTTTTTAGCAAGGTCGCCCACTTTATCAATCAGTGCTGACTCAACATAAGAATGAATGTCTTCATGCCCTGCTCCAGCCACTGCTTGTGGATTTGCTTTTACTTCATCTAACAGCTTATTCAGTGCTGCAACGAGGTCATCATACTCTTGCTGATTTAACACATTAACCTGCTTAAGCGCTCCCGCCCAAGCAACCGAACCAATAATGTCTTGCTCTGCAAGTTGATAATCAAAAGGAAGAGAATCGTTAAATTGCTTAAACGCTTCATCTGGCCCCGTAGAAAAACGTCCGCCCCATAATGCCATTGAACTGCCTCCAAACTCGGCGATTGCCCCGCTTTGCAGGGCAATAATTAAATTACTTTTTCGTTAGTGCTGAGATTCTGCTAGATAGCGAGAATAAACGAATGAAGCCTTCTGCATGTGATTGGTCATATACATCATCTTCGCCGAAGGTTGCGAAATCTTCACTGTATAAGCTATTCGGTGATTTTTTCTGTACCGCAGTGACTTGACCTTTATAAAGCTTAAGCACCACTTCACCAGTTGCGAGTTTAGACAGAGATTCAGCCCCTGCTAGAATCGAATCTTTCAATGGTGTAAACCAACGGCCGTCATAGACAAGGTGTGAAAACTCACCACCCAGTACTTCTTTCCATTTACGGCTTGATTTATCGAGCACGAGTTCATCAACCGCTTGTAATGCGGCCATGATCACTGTGCCCCCTGGTGTTTCGTAACAACCACGCGATTTCATGCCAACTAAACGATTTTCGACGATATCAACACGACCCACACCGTGTGGCGCAGCAATGTCATTTAATTTAACTAAACAGTCATAAGGTTTAAGCGTCTCACCATTTACCGCAACCACTTCACCTTCAACAACATTTAATGTCACGTATTCAGGTTCGTTTGGTGCTTGCTCTGGCGAGTTAGTCCAGGTCCACACTTGCTCACTTGGTTGGCACCATGGATCTTCAAGCTCACCACCTTCGTGTGAAATGTGCCACGCATTAGCATCACGGCTATAAATTTTTGTAGCAGACGCTGAACACGGAATATTACGCTCAGCCAAGTAATCAAGTAGTGATTCACGGCTTGATAAATCCCACTCACGCCACGGTGCGATTACTTTTAGATCTGGTGCAAGGGCTGCGAAACATGACTCAAAACGCACCTGATCGTTACCTTTACCAGTACAACCATGCGAAAGTGCATCAGCACCTACTTTACGGGCAATCTCTACTTGGGCTTTTGCAATGATTGGGCGCGCCATAGACGTACCGAGTAAATAAGTGCCTTCGTAAATAGAACCCGTTTTTAAGGTTGGATAAATATAGTCACTGACCATTTCGTCTTTTAAGTCAACCACATAACATTCAGATGCGCCTGAAGCGATTGCTTTTTCTTCTACGCCTTCAAGCTCTTCAGCGCCTTGACCTACATCAGCAACGAATGCGATAACTTCACAGCCGTAGTTTTCTTTTAACCATGGCACGATTGCCGATGTATCTAGACCACCAGAATAGGCTAATACGACTTTTTTGATTGAACTCATTGGTGTTCCTTAAACAAAATTTGGATTTAATAATGTGACAAGCAGTGCGTTTTGCGCGTGCATACGGTTCTCTGCTTGTTGAATAATTTTTGATGCTGGGCCATCCATTACCTCAGAGGTAATTTCAAACTCACGATGAGCCGGCTGGCAATGCAACACAGTTTGTGCACCAGTTTGCTCAAGTAGTGCTTGATTTAACTGATACGGCATATATTTAGCTTTCACCTGCTCAAGCGGTGTTTTATCGCCCATCGATACCCACGTATCAGCATAGACTGCATTTGCACCCACTGCCGCTTCAATTCTGTCGCTAACCATGACAGACGCTCCATTCATCGCTGCAATTTGCTCTGCTTGCTTAAGAATTTGCGAATCTGGCGAACTGCCTTTCGGGCACACAGCGACAAAATCAGTCCCTAAAGTAGCAGCTAATAACATTAGAGAGTGTGTGACATTGTTACCTTCACCTAAGTATGCAAGCTTTAGTTTGCTGACATCACCATGCACTTCTTGCAGCGTTAAAAAGTCAGCGAGTGCTTGGCATGGGTGGTATAAATCGCACAGACTATTCACCACAGGGACTGACGAAAACTCAGCAAGGGTGGTTAATGTTTTATGTGCAAATACGCGAGCAACAATGCCATCAGCCCAAGTTGAAATATTTAAAGCAAAATCTTTTACTGACTCACGCGCACCCATTGCGCCATTTTGTGAATCTAAATAAACAGCATGACCACCCAATTTATTAATACCAATATCAAATGATAAACGGGTACGTAAGCTTGGTTTTTCGAATAAGGTAACCACTGATTTACCCGCTAAAGCTTGGCTAAAATCGACTGGGTTTGCTTTAATTTTTTGCGCTAAATCGAGTAATTTAAGCGCGCCTTTTTGGTCTAACTCAAGACCAGATAAAAAGTTAGTTAACATGTAATACCTATGGTGTAATTTTCGTTCCTACGTGCTCGCCTTGTAATAAAGCGACTAAGTTTTCTGGTTTTAGCCAGCTTGAGATATACACACCACGTCGTAAATGTTGGGCAGCAAGAAGGCTGGTCTTAACTTTGACCTCCATCCCGCCCTGAATAACTCCTTCAAGAATTAATGCATCTATTTGCTGCGTATTAAGTTGATGTAGGGGTTGTTTGTTTGCATCAAGCACCGCTTCTACATCAGTCATAAAAATAAGTTCAGCATCAAGTTCTTTTGCAATCGCTGCTGCTGCTTCATCGGCATTAACGTTGTACCAAAGTCCATCTTCACCAAAGCCAATAGAGCTCACTAAGGGTAAGCGGCCTTGCGCAATTAAACTTGGTAAAATACTGTCGGTGCTATCAGCGCATTGTCCAACTTGCCCAAGTGCTTTTAATTTTTGCTTAACCACAACGCCCGCTTCATAGAGACTCATCCCCACAGGCTTGTGCCCTGAAACAAT includes the following:
- the argB gene encoding acetylglutamate kinase; this encodes MKTWVIKIGGAVLNTADAAKALFDVLVSQQQANFVIVHGGGALVDAWLKDAGFASAKHQGLRISPKEQMPYIVGALAGCANKQLMSQAIVSGHKPVGMSLYEAGVVVKQKLKALGQVGQCADSTDSILPSLIAQGRLPLVSSIGFGEDGLWYNVNADEAAAAIAKELDAELIFMTDVEAVLDANKQPLHQLNTQQIDALILEGVIQGGMEVKVKTSLLAAQHLRRGVYISSWLKPENLVALLQGEHVGTKITP